A window of Cellulosimicrobium protaetiae genomic DNA:
TCCCGACGCGCGAGCGGGGGATCATCGCGTGCTCGACGTCACGCTGGGGGAAGTCGAGGATGCGGTCGAGGAGCACGGAGAGCTCGTCGGGCAGGTCCCCGCTCTCGCGCGAGTCGGCCACGATGTGCTCGAGGTCGCGCGCGGTCGCCGTGTTGTCGACGTCGTGCACCGGCTCGATCTTGAGCAGCCGCAGCAGGGCGTTGGACGCCTTGTCGAACACCGCGATGAGCCAGCCGAACACCGTGAGGTAGGCGGTCGTGGAGCGAGCCAGGCCCTTCGCGAGCGGTTCGGGCCGCGCGATGGCGAGGTTCTTGGGGAACAGCTCGCCGAAGAGCATCTGGATGATCGTCGACAGCACGAGGGCGAGGACGGTGCCCACCGCCACGCCGACGCCCGTGGGGACGCCCACGCCGCCGAGCATCGTGCCCAGCGACTCGCCGATGAGGGGCTCGGCCACGTAGCCGACGAGCAGGCCCGTCACGGTGATCCCGAGCTGGGCCCCGGACAGGACGAAGGAGGTGCGCTTCGTGACGGCGAGCGCGCGCCGGGCCGACTCGTCGCCGGCCTCCGCCTTGGCCCCCAGCCGGGAGCGGTCGACGGTCATGTAGGCGAACTCCTGGGCGACGAAGTACGCCGTCGCCGCCGTGATCGCGAGAACCACGAGGAGCCCGAGCAGGAGGGAGAGGAAGGTCGTCATCGTGCCCGCACCGCCCTCCGGTCGTCGGGGACGCGTTCGCGCGTCCGCTCGCTGCCGGGGCCGGTGCGGCCGGGACTATGGTCGGGGTCGTCGGCCGCGGGGGCCTCGAGAGTCGTGTCTTCCACGGCACTCCCAACGCAGGACGGCCCCGGATCGTTCCCGACGGCGCGTCAGGTCCTCGTCGGGTACCACGTCGGGGCGCGAGCAGGCGTCCGGTAGGGTCGTCCGCGATGTCCAGCCAGAGCCCCGACCGGTCCGTGCCGTCCACCGACGAGCACCCCACCGGCGCGCCCCGCAAGCCCCGCGTCCTCGTGCTGTTCGGCGGTCGCTCCGGCGAGCACGCCATCTCCGCCGCGACCGCCGCGGGCGTCCTGCGCGCTATCGACCGGTCGCGGTACGACGTCGTCCCCGTCGGGATCACGCCGGCGGGCGAGTGGGTCCTGGCGGCCGACGAGCCCGCGCGCTGGGAGATCGCCGACGGCCGCCTGCCGCAGGTGGAGCCCACGGGCGAGGAAGTCATCCTGCCGCTGTCGACCGGTCGCCGGGACCTGCGCGTCCTCACCCCGGGCGACGTCCCGCGCGTGCTCGGCGAGGTGGACGTCGTCTTCCCGCTCCTGCACGGCCCGTACGGCGAGGACGGCACGCTCCAGGGGATGCTCGAGCTCGCGGACGTCCGGTACGTCGGCGCGGGCGTGCTCGCGTCCGCCGTCGGCATGGACAAGCACTTCATGAAGCTCGTGCTCGCGGGCGAGGGGCTGCCCGTCTCCCCGTACACCGTGATCCGGCCGGGCGAGTTCGAGCGCGACCCCGAGGCCTGGACGCAGACCGTCGCCGCGCTCGGAATGCCCGTGTTCGTCAAGCCCGCTCGCGCCGGGTCGAGCCTCGGCATCTCCAAGGTCGACGACCTGGCCGACCTGCCCGCGGCGATCGCCGCCGCGCAGGAGCACGACCCCAAGGTGATCGTCGAGGCGGGCGTCGTCGGCCGCGAGATCGAGTGCGCGGTCCTCGGCGGTCGCGGCGGCGCGCGCCCGCGCGCGTCGCTCCCGGGCGAGATCGTCGTCACGGGCGAGGCGCACGACTTCTACGACTTCGAGGCCAAGTACCTCGACGAGGCCGGGGTCGAGCTCTCGTGCCCGGCCGACCTGCCCGAGCACCTCGTCGAGCGCGTGCGCGAGATCGCGATCCGGACCTTCGAGGCCGTCGGCGCCGAGGGTCTGTCGCGCGTCGACGTCTTCGTCACGCCCGACGAACGGGTCGTCGTCAACGAGATCAACACGATGCCCGGCTTCACGCCGTTCTCGATGTACCCGCGCATGTGGGAGAAGTCGGGACTGAGCTACCCCGAGCTCATCGACGAGCTCGTCGCGCTCGCGCTCGAGCGACCCACCGGGCTGCGCTGACCCGGGCCACCGGGTGAGGCCCGGTGGCCGCAGGCCTCAACCCAGGTCGCCCGCGCCGACGCACGCGCGCGTCTGCGGGACCTCCATGACCGCCCGGCCCAGGTCCGCGACGAACGCCGTCGAGCGGTCCTCGGTCACGGCGGGCGGCACGACGAGCTGCACCGCGGGGTCGCGCCCGTAGGTCGTGAACGTCCACGTGCCCTGGTCCTCGACGACGAGCCAGTCCACCGTGCCGCCCTCGGACTGGACGCTCTGGCACGCCGTCGTCGTCGGGCCGGGCACCTCCACGCCGCAGCGCAACGTCACCGCGGCCCCGGGCTCGCCCCATGCCGCGGTGGCCTGGCTCGTGGTGCCGACCGCGTCCAGGCCCTCGCCCAGCGACTCGGGCAGAGCGAGCACGACGTCCGCGCACAGCGGGTTCTGGGCGTCGTCCGCCACCGGGACGCCGATGCGCGGCGCGCACGCGGCGGTCGCGGCCACGACGCCGAGGAGCGCGGGCACGGCGAGGGCACGCACGAAGGAGCGGCGGCGCGCGCGGGGCGTCGCGCCGGGGCGGGAAGCGGACGTGGCGGGAGGGACGGCGTCGAGCACGCGACCACCGTAGCGGGCCGGGACCGGTGCCCGTGACCGCACCGGCGGCGACTAGGGTGGCCGGGTGAGCGAGACGCCCCTGCTGGTCCGCGACGTGGCCGAGGAGGCGCTCCTCGCCCGGATCTTCCCCCTGCTGCCCACCGCGCCGACCACCCTCGTCGGTCCGGGCGACGACTGCGCCGTCGTGGCGGCGCCCGACGGCCGCTACGTGGTGTCGACCGACGTCCTCGTCGAGGACCGGCACTTCCGTCGGCGCTGGTCGTCCGGGTTCGACGTCGGCAGGCGGGCCGCGGTCCAGAACCTCGCCGACGTCGTGTCCATGGGCGCCCGCCCGGCGGCGCTCGTCGTCTCGCTCGTCATGCCCGGTGACCTGCCGGTCGACTGGGTCACCGGCCTCGCGCGCGGGCTCGCGGACGCGTGCACCCCCCTGGGTGCCGCCGTCGTCGGCGGAGACCTGTCCGGCGGCGACCAGGTCGTCGTCGCGGTGACCGTGCACGGCGACCTCGAGGGGCGCGACCCGGTCCTGCGCTCCGGGGCACGCCCGGGAGACGTCGTCGCCCTCGCGGGGACGCTGGGGCGGTCGGCGGCCGGCCTCGCCCTGCTCGACGCCGGGCGCGGAGAGGTCGATGAGGGTCTCGTCGCCGCGTACCTGCGGCCGGACCCCCCTCTTGCGGCCGGACCTGCCGCGGCCGACGCCGGTGCGACGGCGATGATGGACGTCTCCGACGGGCTGCTGCGGGACGCCGGGAGGATCGCCCGGGCGAGCGACGTCGTCGTGGACATCGACCCGGCGGCGTTGGCCGACGACCGCGAGGGCCTGCGCCCGACGGCGGCGTCGCTGGGCGCCGGGCTCCGGGACGGGCAGGGCGCACGGGTGGGCGCGACGGCGGTCTCCCCGGCCGACGACGAGGCGGACGGGGAAGGTGTCGCCGATCTCGTCGACGGGTGGGTGCTCTCCGGGGGCGAGGACCACGCGCTGCTCGCCACGTTCCCCGCCGACGTCGTGCTCCCGACCGCGTTCCGGGCGATCGGCACGGTCCGCCGTGCGGGGGGCGACGGGCCGGGCGTCCGGGTCGACGGACGCGTCGCGCAGCGCTCGGCGGGATGGGACCACTTCCGCGCCTGAGCGCGAGCCTCAGCTCCGGCGGTAGCGCACCGCGGTGAGGTCCTTGCCGCCGATGTCGTCGCGACGCTCGACGCCGTCCGGGGCGAAGCCGTGGCGGCGGTAGAAGCGGCGGGCGCGCTCGGCGTCCTCGAGGACCCAGAGCGTGACGGTGGTGCCCGGGCGCACCTCGCCGAGCATGGTGCGCATGAGGTCGCGGGCGACACCCCGGCCCCACGACTCGGGGTCGAGGTACATGGCGAAGATCTCGAGGTCGCCGGGCTCGGCGTCCTCGTCGCGGCTCGGCCCCAGGGTGGCGAAGCCGATGGTGCGGCCGTCGGCGTCGGCGAGCCAGGTGCGAGCGCCGGCGGTCGAGAGGCTCTGGACCCAGTGCTGCTCGCGCTGGTCGTGGTCGAGCGAGGCCAGGTACTCGTCCGGGACGATGCCCGCGTAGGCGCCGCGCCACGACGCGATGTGCACGGCCGCGATGGCGCTCGCGTCCGCGGGAGCGGCCGGGCGGATGGTTACCTCGCTCAGTTCCGTCACCATGCACACAGACTGCCACCGTGGTTCGGCATCCGCCAAACCGGTTTGTCCGGATCTCCAGGAGATCTCCGCATCTCGCGGCGGGGTGTTCGAGGGGGCGGCGGGTCCGGGGCGTGCACGAGGGGCGCAGACGACGAGAGCGCCTGCCGGGATCCGGCAGGCGCTCTCGTCAGGAAGTCTCACGATGCTCAGGCGGGACGGGTGACCTTCCCGGCCTTGAGGCAGGAGGTGCACACGTTGAGACGCTTGGGCGTCCCGGCGACCACGGCGCGCACGCGCTGGATGTTCGGGTTCCAGCGGCGCTTCGTGCGGATGTGGGAGTGCGAGATGCTGTGCCCGAAGCCCGGGCCCTTGCCGCAGACGTCGCAGTTGGCAGCCACGGTTTCTCCTGATCGTCGTGCACGTCGCGCACGCAGCGGCGACGTCCTGAATGGTCTGTAGGGTGTCTCGCCCGGTGTTCTTCGGCGACTCCTCGACGGTGTCGAGGGCGCGCGAAGCACCCGGGCAACCTCGCCAGGGTAGCCGATCCGAGGGCCCGAGCTCAAACCGGGCGCTCGTCACACCCGCCGGGTGCCAACCACGCCCGCCGCGCGCCCCGTCGCCCCCCGCGGTTGACTACCGTGGTCCCGACGGCCGACCCGGTCGTCCGACCGCCCGGCCACGAGGCCCGGTCGCCCGCCGAACGCCAGGAGCCGGTCCGACGTGAGCCCCCGGAGCGACGTGGTCGACGCCGCCGTCGTCGTCGCGTGGGGCCGTCACGGCGTCAGCGCGCTCGCCGCCGCACGCGAGTCCCTCGACCGGGTGAACGTCTTCCCGGTCGCGGACGCGGACACCGGCACCAACATGTACCTCACGCTCCTCGACGCGGTCCGTGCGCTGCCCGCCGATTCCACGTCCGGAGCGCTGGAGGAGGGCACGGCGGGCGGCGCCGGCGACCTGCTCGTGCGCCTGGCCCGCGGCGCGCTCGTCGGGGCACGCGGCAACTCGGGAGTCATCCTCAGCGAGTACCTGCGCGGTCTCGCGCTCGAGCTCGCCGAGCACCGCACCGTCACCGGCGCGGCGCTCGCGGCCGGCCTCGGTCGTGCTGCCCGCACGGCCCGCGGTGCGGTGGCGCGACCGGCACCGGGCACGATCCTCACGGCGGCCGACGCCGCTGCGCGCACCGCCGCGACCGCGTCGGAGGGTCCGGACGTCTCCTCGCCCGCGGTCGTCGCGGCCGCGGCCAGGGACGGCGCGCGGGCCGCGGCACTGCGCAGCACCGGCGAGCTGGACGTGCTCGCCCGCGCGCAGGTGCTCGACGCCGGAGCTCTCGGCCTGGTGCTGGTCCTCGGCGCGCTCGTCGCGGCGATCGGCGCCGGCACCGCCGTGCCGACCGACCTCGGGGCCACCGCGTCCGCGGCGGACCGCGGGGTCGCCGCGCACGACGACGCCGGGCTCGCAGGGGCGGGCGTGTCGGAGGTGCTCGGCATGATGGCCGGGATGGTGCCGGTACCGGGTTCGTCCGGGGAGTCCGGCACCGCACCGGAGGCCGGGCACGAGGGGGGCGAGTTCGAGGTGATGTACGTGGTGGACGCCCCCGTGGGGAGCGCCGCGCCCGCGGCCGGGCGCGCGCCCGTCGAGGACCCTGCGGGGCTGCTCCGCGCGGAGCTCGCGCGGATCGGCGACTCCGTCGTCGTGGTGGGCGGTCCGGGCGACCGCGGCTCGGGCCTCTGGCAGGCGCACGTCCACACCGACGACCCGATGGCCGCTGTCGCCGTCGGCCGGGCCGCTCTCGTGACCGTGCGGCACCCGCTGGACGACGGCGCCGCGCGCGCCGGCGGCGAGGCGGGCGGCGAGGCCGCGCTGCGCCAGGTCCGGGTCCGGCACCTGCCCGGGTCGCACGAGCACAACCACGGCCTGGAGGCGGACACCGACCGGACGCCGGGCGCCGGGGCGGGCGCGATCCCGGTCGACGGCGGCGGACCGGGGCTGGTCGCGGTGACCACGGCGCCCGGGCTCGTCGCCGACCTCGCGCGCGCGGGCGCCGTCGTGCTGCTGCGGGAGGCATCCGTCCCCCTCGACCTCGCTGCGCTGCACCGCGTCGCGGTCGACGCCCGCGCGGCGCACGTCGCGCTCCTGCCCGGCGCGGACCTCCCGGAGGACGACGTCGAGGCGCTGCGCGCGAGCCTGCGCGACGACGGGGTCGAGACGCTCGAGGTGCTGCCCGCCGCGACCGACCTGCACGTCGCGGTGGCGCTCGCCGCCGCACAGCTCGTCGAGCATGGCGCCGCGCCGCGCCTCGAAGCGGCCCGGTCGGCGCTCGACGCCGTCCGGTGGAGCCGCCTCGACGTCGCGGGTGTCCCCGCGCCGGAGGCGGCGCGGCGGCTCGTCGACCTGGCCGACCCGCTCCGCGCGCGGCCCGGGGCGCTCGTCACCGTGCTCGCCGACGACGACGTGCCGGACGCGGCCGTCGACGCGCTCGCGGCCGACGCGACCGGGACCGGCGCCGAGGTCGTGCTCCTGCGCTCGGGCCGTGGCGGCGGCGGTGTCACGCTCGCCGTCGAGGGGCCGGACGCTCTGGAGACCGTGGACGAGGACACCGGGGGGACGAGGGATGAGTGACCGCCTGTCCGAGCCGCTGACCCGCGCGGTCGGCACGCGCAGCGCGGGCCCGCTCGCGAAGCTGGGCCTCGAGACCGTCGGGGACCTCCTGCGGCACTACCCGCGACGCTACGGAGACCCGGGCCGCCTCACCGACCTCGGGGGGCTCGCGCTCGGCGAGCACGTGACGATCGTCGCGCAGGTCCGCAGCGCGACCGTCCGGCGCATGCGCAACCGCGCGGGCGCGATCCTCGAGGCGGTCGTGACCGACGGCCCGCAGCAGCTCTCGCTCACGTTCTTCGCCAAGAGCCCCAACGTCCTGCGCTACCACGAGCAGCGGCTCGCACCGGGGCGGCACGGGCTCTTCACGGGGGTGGTCGGGCTGTACCGGGGCACGCGCCAGCTCACGCACCCCGACTACAAGATCATCGGGGTCGACGACGACGCCGAGGACGCCGAGAGCGCCGTGCTCGAGGCGAGCCGGCCCATCCCCATCTACCCCGCGAGCGCGAGCATCCCGAGCTGGAAGATCCAGCCCGCGGTGCGCACCGTGCTCGACCCGCTGCGCGAGGAGGACGTCCCGGACCCGCTCCCGGACGCCGTCCGGGAGCGGCACGGGCTCGGGACCCGGCTCGAGGCGCTGCGCGACGTGCACGAGCCCTACGACGAGAAGCAGTGGCGTCGCGGGCGGGACCGGCTGCGGTACGAGGAGGCGTTCGTCCTCCAGGCGGCGCTCGCCCAGCGCCGGGTGCGGGCGGCGGCCGAGCCGGCGACGGCCCGCCCGCCGCGGGGTCCGGGGGAGTCGAGCATCCTCGCCGACTTCGACGCCGCGCTCCCGTTCACGCTGACGACGGGTCAGCGGGAGGTCGGGGAGGAGATCGCGTCGGACCTCGCGCTCGCGCGGCCCATGCAGCGGCTCCTGCAGGGCGAGGTGGGCTCCGGCAAGACGGTCGTCGCGCTGCGCGCCATGCTCCAGGTGATCGACGCCGGCGGGCAGGCGGCGCTCCTCGCCCCGACCGAGGTGCTCGCCGCGCAGCACGCGCGCACCCTGCGCGCGCTGCTCGGACCGCTCGCCGAGGGCGGGTTCCTCGGCGGCGCGGAGCACGGGACGCGCGTCGCGCTCCTCACCGGCTCGCTCGGTGCGGCGGCGCGCAAGGAGGCGCTGCTCGACGCCGCGAGCGGCGCCGCCGGGATCGTCGTCGGCACGCACGCGCTGCTGTCCGAGAACGTGCAGTTCGCCGACCTCGGCCTCGTCGTCGTGGACGAGCAGCACCGGTTCGGCGTCGAGCAGCGCGACGCGCTGCGGGCCAAGGCGCGGACGGCGCCGCACCTGCTCGTGATGACCGCGACCCCGATCCCGCGCACCGTCGCGATGACGGTGTTCGGCGACCTCGAGACGTCCTCGCTCACCGAGATCCCGGCCGGGCGCGCCGGCATCACGACCCACGTCGTGCCCGCCGGCAACGAGGCGTGGATGGAGCGCACCTGGGCGCGCGTGCGCGAGGAGGTCGATGCCGGGCACCGCGCGTACGTGGTGTGCGCGCGCATCCACCCGGACGAGCCGGACGCGGACGGGCCGCCGAAGGGGACCGACGACTTCGACGAGGTGCCCGACTTCCTCCTCGACCCCGACACCCCGGACGCCTCGGACCGCGCGCCCCTACGGGCCGTGCTGGAGGTCGCCGAGGAGCTGCGCGCGCACCCGCGTCTCGCCGGGCTCGACGTCGGGGTGCTGCACGGCCAGATGGCCCCGGCGGACAAGGACGCCGTGATGGCCGACTTCGCGTCGGGCGCGGTCCAGGTGCTCGTCTCGACGACGGTCGTCGAGGTCGGCGTCGACGTGCCCGAGGCGACGGCGATGGTCGTCCTCGACGCCGACCGGTTCGGCATCTCCCAGCTCCACCAGCTCCGCGGGCGCGTCGGGCGCGGGTCCGCGGCCGGCCTGTGCCTGCTCGTGTCGACCGCGCAGCCCGGCACGCCTGCCGCGACCCGCGTCGAGACGCTCGCACGCACCACCGACGGGTTCGAGCTCGCGACCGTCGACCTCGAGCTCCGTAGCGAGGGCGACGTCCTCGGGGCGGCGCAGTCGGGGCGCACGAGCTCCCTGCGACTCCTGCGTGTCGTCAAGGACGCGGACGTCATCGAGACCGCTCGCGCGGATGCGGCCGCCGTCGTGGGGGAGGACCCCGACCTGGCCGGCCACCCGGCGCTCGCCGCCGCGATCCGCGACCAGCTCGACCCCGAGCGCGAGGAGTTCCTCGAGCGAGCGTGAGCGTGCGGCGCTGTCCACCGGCCGCCGCGCCGGTCGTCGTGCCCCCGCACCACGGCGTCGGGCATCGTGACCTCGCACCACGGCGTCGTGCCTCGAACCCGCTGCGGCGTGTCTAGGCTGGGCGCGTGACGAGGATCGTGGCGGGAACGGTAGGGGGACGCACGCTGCAGGTCCCGCCGCGCGGGACGCGGCCGACGAGCGAGCGTGTCCGTGAGGCGATCTTCTCGCGCCTCGAGCACCTGGGCGTGGTCGACGACGCGCAGGTCCTCGACCTCTACGCAGGCTCGGGCGCGCTCGGTCTGGAGGCCGCGAGCCGTGGCGCCGCCGACGTGACGCTGGTCGACTCCGCCCGGGTCGCCGCTGACGTCGCGCGTCGCAACGTCGCCGCCCTGGGCCTGAGCGGCGTGCGGGTCGTCTCCCAGCCGGCCGAGACGTTCGTCGCGGGCGTGGCGGCAGACGCTGCGCTACGGGTGGAGGTCGGCGCAGCGGACGGGTCGCCGCCCGCTGGTCGTGCGGGCCACGGCCCCTACCACCTCGTCCTCGTCGACCCGCCGTACGACGTCACCGCCGAGGCCCTCGAACGAGTCCTCCACCATCTCGCCGCGCCCGGCGTCCTCGACCCGGCCGCCGTCGTCGTCGTCGAGCGCTCGACCCGCACCCCCGAACCGGCGTGGCCCACGGGCTGGGAGCTCGTCGCGCACAAGGACTACGGCGAGACCGCGGTGTTCTTCGTCGGCCCCGAGCTCCCCGACGAGGCGTGATCACCCCCCGCCCAGGGCCGAGATGGAACCGCAGTCGCGTGAGGTAGAACCGTGGTTGCCCGAGATAGAACGCTGGTGACGCGCGACTGCGGTTCTCCCTCGGCTGACGCCGCCGTCAGGCCGAGGGTGCGTGGGTCTCGTCCTGGGCGAGGAGACCGACGGGGACCGTTGCGAGGTCTGCGGGGTCGGTCGGGTCCACGAGCGCGACGCGGTCGCCGCTCGCGGCGTGGAGCAGGCGGCGGGTCGCGGCGTCGTCCGCGAGGGTGCCCTCGCTCGCGCGGAGGTTCTCGGCGAGGAACGCGCGCAGCGGGGCCGCGGGGACGTCGTCGGCGGTGCCCGGCCCGAGCGGGAACGACACGAGCAGGAGGGCGGGAACTCGTTCGCCGGAAGGTCCGTCGCCGGGCTGGAAGTAGGGGAGCGCGAGGACGCGCGCGCTGAGCCGCGCGTAGAACCGCAGACGCGCGACGGGGTCGCCGTGCGCCTCGCTGCCCGTGTGGTGCGCGGGGTGCTCGACCTCCCCGACGACGAGCAGCGGGTCGAGCGCGCGCCAGTCGGCGAGGGCGGCGGCGACGAGCCGGCCGCCCGTCCCGCCGCCGCGCCGGCCGGGCGCGATGGCGAGGTAGAGGACGAGGAGGACGCGCGCGTCGGGGAACCACTCGCCGACGACGCCCGCGACGACGCGTCCGTCCTCCACCACGCCGAGGCTGCGCAGGCGTCCGGTCGCGTGGTCGACGAGGAGCTCGTCCTCGTCCATGAGCTCGGCGGGCGGGAAGGACGGCGCGAGCACGTCGCGGTGCAGCGAGCGCACCAGCGCGGGGCTGTCGAGCGGGACGACGGGTCTCTCCGGTGAGGTCACGCCCCCATCGTGTCGCGGGTGCGCGCCGGGCGCCCGCCCGCGTCCGACCGCTCCACGCCGGCTCCCGGGCGGGTTGGGCGGCGACCGGTCGTGGCGCCGGGGTACGGGCGGCACCGTGTACTACCGTGACGAGGTGACCACAGCCGTCTGTCCCGGGTCGTTCGACCCGATCACCCTGGGCCACCTCGACATCGTCCGACGCGCCCGCGTGCTCTTCGACGACGTCGTCGTCGGCGTCGCGCGGAACGCGTCGAAGTCGGCGCTGCTGAGCGTCGACGAGCGCGTCGCGCTGGCTCGTGCCGCGGTCGACGGCGCCGGGCTGGACGGTGTCCGTGTGGAGGTCGTGCCGGGGCTCCTGGTGGACTTCTGCCGGGAGGTCGGCGCGGGCGCCGTGGTCAAGGGTCTGCGCGGTGGCGCGGACTTCGACGCCGAGCTGCCGATGGCGCTCATGAACCGCCACCTGGCTGGCGTCGAGACCGTGTTCGTCGCGGGAGACGCCGCGCTGCTGCACGTCGCGTCGTCGCTCGTGAAGGACATCGCGCGATACGGGGGACCGGTCGAC
This region includes:
- a CDS encoding DUF3515 domain-containing protein → MLDAVPPATSASRPGATPRARRRSFVRALAVPALLGVVAATAACAPRIGVPVADDAQNPLCADVVLALPESLGEGLDAVGTTSQATAAWGEPGAAVTLRCGVEVPGPTTTACQSVQSEGGTVDWLVVEDQGTWTFTTYGRDPAVQLVVPPAVTEDRSTAFVADLGRAVMEVPQTRACVGAGDLG
- a CDS encoding ATP-dependent DNA helicase RecG: MSDRLSEPLTRAVGTRSAGPLAKLGLETVGDLLRHYPRRYGDPGRLTDLGGLALGEHVTIVAQVRSATVRRMRNRAGAILEAVVTDGPQQLSLTFFAKSPNVLRYHEQRLAPGRHGLFTGVVGLYRGTRQLTHPDYKIIGVDDDAEDAESAVLEASRPIPIYPASASIPSWKIQPAVRTVLDPLREEDVPDPLPDAVRERHGLGTRLEALRDVHEPYDEKQWRRGRDRLRYEEAFVLQAALAQRRVRAAAEPATARPPRGPGESSILADFDAALPFTLTTGQREVGEEIASDLALARPMQRLLQGEVGSGKTVVALRAMLQVIDAGGQAALLAPTEVLAAQHARTLRALLGPLAEGGFLGGAEHGTRVALLTGSLGAAARKEALLDAASGAAGIVVGTHALLSENVQFADLGLVVVDEQHRFGVEQRDALRAKARTAPHLLVMTATPIPRTVAMTVFGDLETSSLTEIPAGRAGITTHVVPAGNEAWMERTWARVREEVDAGHRAYVVCARIHPDEPDADGPPKGTDDFDEVPDFLLDPDTPDASDRAPLRAVLEVAEELRAHPRLAGLDVGVLHGQMAPADKDAVMADFASGAVQVLVSTTVVEVGVDVPEATAMVVLDADRFGISQLHQLRGRVGRGSAAGLCLLVSTAQPGTPAATRVETLARTTDGFELATVDLELRSEGDVLGAAQSGRTSSLRLLRVVKDADVIETARADAAAVVGEDPDLAGHPALAAAIRDQLDPEREEFLERA
- a CDS encoding D-alanine--D-alanine ligase family protein — its product is MSSQSPDRSVPSTDEHPTGAPRKPRVLVLFGGRSGEHAISAATAAGVLRAIDRSRYDVVPVGITPAGEWVLAADEPARWEIADGRLPQVEPTGEEVILPLSTGRRDLRVLTPGDVPRVLGEVDVVFPLLHGPYGEDGTLQGMLELADVRYVGAGVLASAVGMDKHFMKLVLAGEGLPVSPYTVIRPGEFERDPEAWTQTVAALGMPVFVKPARAGSSLGISKVDDLADLPAAIAAAQEHDPKVIVEAGVVGREIECAVLGGRGGARPRASLPGEIVVTGEAHDFYDFEAKYLDEAGVELSCPADLPEHLVERVREIAIRTFEAVGAEGLSRVDVFVTPDERVVVNEINTMPGFTPFSMYPRMWEKSGLSYPELIDELVALALERPTGLR
- a CDS encoding GNAT family N-acetyltransferase, giving the protein MTSPERPVVPLDSPALVRSLHRDVLAPSFPPAELMDEDELLVDHATGRLRSLGVVEDGRVVAGVVGEWFPDARVLLVLYLAIAPGRRGGGTGGRLVAAALADWRALDPLLVVGEVEHPAHHTGSEAHGDPVARLRFYARLSARVLALPYFQPGDGPSGERVPALLLVSFPLGPGTADDVPAAPLRAFLAENLRASEGTLADDAATRRLLHAASGDRVALVDPTDPADLATVPVGLLAQDETHAPSA
- a CDS encoding thiamine-phosphate kinase, producing MSETPLLVRDVAEEALLARIFPLLPTAPTTLVGPGDDCAVVAAPDGRYVVSTDVLVEDRHFRRRWSSGFDVGRRAAVQNLADVVSMGARPAALVVSLVMPGDLPVDWVTGLARGLADACTPLGAAVVGGDLSGGDQVVVAVTVHGDLEGRDPVLRSGARPGDVVALAGTLGRSAAGLALLDAGRGEVDEGLVAAYLRPDPPLAAGPAAADAGATAMMDVSDGLLRDAGRIARASDVVVDIDPAALADDREGLRPTAASLGAGLRDGQGARVGATAVSPADDEADGEGVADLVDGWVLSGGEDHALLATFPADVVLPTAFRAIGTVRRAGGDGPGVRVDGRVAQRSAGWDHFRA
- the rpmB gene encoding 50S ribosomal protein L28; its protein translation is MAANCDVCGKGPGFGHSISHSHIRTKRRWNPNIQRVRAVVAGTPKRLNVCTSCLKAGKVTRPA
- the coaD gene encoding pantetheine-phosphate adenylyltransferase, with protein sequence MTTAVCPGSFDPITLGHLDIVRRARVLFDDVVVGVARNASKSALLSVDERVALARAAVDGAGLDGVRVEVVPGLLVDFCREVGAGAVVKGLRGGADFDAELPMALMNRHLAGVETVFVAGDAALLHVASSLVKDIARYGGPVDDLVPPGVGDAVRAALARVQGSSR
- the rsmD gene encoding 16S rRNA (guanine(966)-N(2))-methyltransferase RsmD codes for the protein MTRIVAGTVGGRTLQVPPRGTRPTSERVREAIFSRLEHLGVVDDAQVLDLYAGSGALGLEAASRGAADVTLVDSARVAADVARRNVAALGLSGVRVVSQPAETFVAGVAADAALRVEVGAADGSPPAGRAGHGPYHLVLVDPPYDVTAEALERVLHHLAAPGVLDPAAVVVVERSTRTPEPAWPTGWELVAHKDYGETAVFFVGPELPDEA
- a CDS encoding GNAT family N-acetyltransferase; the encoded protein is MVTELSEVTIRPAAPADASAIAAVHIASWRGAYAGIVPDEYLASLDHDQREQHWVQSLSTAGARTWLADADGRTIGFATLGPSRDEDAEPGDLEIFAMYLDPESWGRGVARDLMRTMLGEVRPGTTVTLWVLEDAERARRFYRRHGFAPDGVERRDDIGGKDLTAVRYRRS
- a CDS encoding DAK2 domain-containing protein; translated protein: MSPRSDVVDAAVVVAWGRHGVSALAAARESLDRVNVFPVADADTGTNMYLTLLDAVRALPADSTSGALEEGTAGGAGDLLVRLARGALVGARGNSGVILSEYLRGLALELAEHRTVTGAALAAGLGRAARTARGAVARPAPGTILTAADAAARTAATASEGPDVSSPAVVAAAARDGARAAALRSTGELDVLARAQVLDAGALGLVLVLGALVAAIGAGTAVPTDLGATASAADRGVAAHDDAGLAGAGVSEVLGMMAGMVPVPGSSGESGTAPEAGHEGGEFEVMYVVDAPVGSAAPAAGRAPVEDPAGLLRAELARIGDSVVVVGGPGDRGSGLWQAHVHTDDPMAAVAVGRAALVTVRHPLDDGAARAGGEAGGEAALRQVRVRHLPGSHEHNHGLEADTDRTPGAGAGAIPVDGGGPGLVAVTTAPGLVADLARAGAVVLLREASVPLDLAALHRVAVDARAAHVALLPGADLPEDDVEALRASLRDDGVETLEVLPAATDLHVAVALAAAQLVEHGAAPRLEAARSALDAVRWSRLDVAGVPAPEAARRLVDLADPLRARPGALVTVLADDDVPDAAVDALAADATGTGAEVVLLRSGRGGGGVTLAVEGPDALETVDEDTGGTRDE